The Palleronia sp. THAF1 genome window below encodes:
- the msrA gene encoding peptide-methionine (S)-S-oxide reductase MsrA yields the protein MFNILRKSTEIPTAEAALKGRDTPIPTAKQHYVLDVPLKDVPAGHEQAMFGMGCFWGVERMFWKLDGVHTTAVGYAGGHTPNATYEEVCSGKTGHNEVVHVVYDPKRISYEDLLKVFWEGHDPTQGMRQGNDRGTQYRSGIYVYDDAQRRAAEATREAMQPKFRDAGYGQITTEIVDAPTFYYAEEYHQQYLAKNPNGYCGIGGTGVTCPIGVAVA from the coding sequence TGTTCAATATTCTGCGCAAATCCACAGAGATCCCGACCGCCGAAGCTGCCCTTAAGGGACGCGACACGCCAATCCCGACGGCCAAGCAACACTACGTGCTGGATGTGCCCCTGAAAGACGTTCCCGCGGGCCACGAGCAGGCCATGTTTGGCATGGGCTGTTTCTGGGGGGTCGAGCGAATGTTCTGGAAGCTGGACGGCGTGCACACCACCGCCGTGGGCTACGCGGGCGGTCATACGCCGAATGCCACCTATGAAGAGGTGTGTTCCGGCAAGACCGGCCATAACGAGGTCGTGCATGTGGTCTACGATCCCAAGCGCATCAGCTACGAGGATCTGTTGAAAGTCTTCTGGGAAGGCCATGATCCTACGCAGGGAATGCGTCAGGGCAATGATCGCGGCACGCAATACCGCTCTGGCATTTACGTCTACGACGACGCGCAGCGCCGCGCCGCCGAAGCAACGCGCGAGGCCATGCAGCCGAAGTTTCGCGATGCGGGATACGGCCAGATCACGACGGAAATCGTCGATGCGCCGACGTTCTACTACGCTGAAGAGTACCACCAGCAGTACCTTGCCAAGAACCCCAACGGCTATTGCGGCATCGGTGGGACCGGCGTGACCTGTCCGATCGGTGTCGCCGTCGCCTGA
- a CDS encoding sodium:solute symporter, with protein sequence MDRIQEQITTLDLSVIAAYFGLIILIGIYVSRRTKTGDDLFLAGRTLGWGAIGFSLFASNISSSTLIGLTGSAYTTGIAPSAYEWLAGVPLLIMAFIFAPIFLKSKITTTPEYLDKRYSRRVRLYFSGLTIFFTIVVDCAGGLYAGGLVLNTFFPGLQLWQSAVAIGLFAGLYTAAGGLKAVVFTDVLQAVVLIGGSAILAYVMFAELDFSFQAIRDAVENENHLSMVLPLENETLPWPGLFFGVALLGFWYWVTNQYIVQRVLGAKSLPDAQWGAILGGMLKILPLFIMVFPGAMAAALLPDIEQADRVFPIMITELLPAGLTGLVLAGLIAAIMSSVDSTLNSSSTLVVTDFITKPEKELDPDTQRSYGTVATLVFMVLAIAWAPLIQFAGGLWDYLQQMFSVLVPPLVVLFMMGALSRFGTEKAGFWTLIFGHSIGAILFCLGNAGVMGLFGMDPVWPIHFTINVAIMTVASLVFYLLVSAVTEGRDLDDEVIWNREKSLEDAAWGRAWYADIRYQGVVLAGSMLAILILFW encoded by the coding sequence GTGGACCGTATTCAGGAACAGATAACGACGCTCGATCTAAGCGTGATCGCGGCTTACTTCGGCCTTATAATCCTGATCGGCATCTATGTGTCTCGTCGCACCAAGACGGGCGATGATCTGTTCCTTGCAGGTCGGACGCTGGGGTGGGGCGCCATCGGCTTCTCGCTCTTCGCGTCGAATATCTCCAGTTCCACGCTGATCGGCCTGACCGGATCGGCCTACACGACCGGCATCGCGCCCTCGGCCTATGAATGGCTGGCAGGCGTGCCTCTGCTGATCATGGCGTTCATCTTCGCGCCGATCTTCCTGAAGTCGAAGATCACGACGACCCCCGAATACCTGGACAAGCGCTACAGCCGCCGGGTGCGGCTGTATTTCTCTGGCCTGACGATCTTCTTCACCATCGTCGTGGACTGCGCGGGCGGCCTTTATGCGGGTGGTTTGGTGCTGAACACCTTCTTCCCCGGTTTGCAGCTGTGGCAGAGCGCCGTGGCAATCGGGTTGTTCGCCGGACTCTACACCGCTGCCGGGGGCCTGAAGGCGGTGGTCTTCACCGACGTGCTGCAGGCCGTCGTGCTGATCGGCGGCTCGGCAATCCTGGCCTACGTGATGTTCGCCGAACTCGACTTCTCTTTCCAGGCGATCCGCGATGCGGTTGAGAACGAGAACCACCTTTCCATGGTCCTGCCTTTGGAAAACGAAACTCTGCCGTGGCCCGGCCTGTTCTTCGGCGTGGCGCTGCTTGGGTTTTGGTACTGGGTGACGAACCAGTACATCGTACAGCGCGTGCTGGGCGCGAAGTCGCTGCCCGACGCCCAATGGGGCGCAATCCTTGGCGGTATGCTGAAAATCCTACCGCTGTTCATTATGGTCTTCCCCGGCGCCATGGCCGCGGCACTGTTGCCGGACATCGAGCAGGCGGACCGTGTGTTCCCGATCATGATCACCGAACTGCTGCCTGCTGGCCTGACCGGCCTTGTGCTGGCGGGCCTGATCGCGGCGATCATGTCGAGCGTCGATTCGACGTTGAACTCATCTTCCACGTTGGTGGTGACGGACTTCATCACCAAGCCCGAGAAGGAGTTGGACCCAGATACCCAGCGCAGCTACGGAACCGTCGCCACGCTGGTCTTCATGGTACTGGCCATCGCCTGGGCACCGCTGATCCAATTCGCAGGCGGCCTGTGGGACTACCTGCAGCAGATGTTCTCTGTCCTCGTGCCGCCCTTGGTCGTGCTGTTCATGATGGGTGCGCTGTCGCGCTTCGGCACGGAAAAGGCGGGTTTCTGGACGCTGATCTTCGGGCATTCGATCGGCGCGATCCTGTTCTGCCTTGGAAATGCCGGGGTCATGGGGCTGTTCGGGATGGACCCGGTCTGGCCCATCCACTTCACGATCAACGTCGCCATCATGACCGTGGCGTCGCTGGTCTTCTACCTACTCGTCAGCGCTGTCACCGAAGGGCGAGATCTGGATGACGAAGTGATCTGGAACCGGGAGAAATCGTTGGAGGACGCCGCGTGGGGCCGCGCGTGGTATGCCGACATCCGGTATCAGGGCGTCGTGCTGGCGGGTTCGATGCTGGCGATCCTGATCCTCTTCTGGTGA
- a CDS encoding 50S ribosomal protein L11 methyltransferase: MPTYTALTLLPDETRAKALGDAMERMEPEPTGIGVFEMEDDSGLWEVGGYFTETPDAAELAVLAAAFDARPFTVSELPEIDWVAKVRRELAPVEAGRFFLYGSHDSDKLPADAVPLLVDAAMAFGTGHHGTTKGCLVAFDRLLGQGMDFARVADIGCGTAVLAMAAAKETAATPIASDIDSVAVEVAEANVALNGLEGRVECLEAVGFDHPRIAAVGPYDLIFANILKGPLIALAPDMAAHAAPDSVAILSGLLNPQADEVSAVYARNGYNEMARDVIGDWTTLTLRR; the protein is encoded by the coding sequence ATGCCCACCTACACCGCCCTGACCCTGCTGCCCGATGAGACCCGCGCCAAGGCGCTGGGCGACGCGATGGAACGGATGGAGCCGGAGCCTACCGGCATCGGCGTCTTCGAAATGGAGGACGACAGCGGGCTCTGGGAAGTCGGCGGCTACTTTACTGAAACGCCCGACGCCGCAGAGCTGGCCGTGCTGGCCGCTGCCTTCGACGCGCGGCCTTTTACCGTCAGCGAACTGCCAGAGATCGACTGGGTCGCGAAGGTGCGGCGCGAACTCGCCCCGGTCGAGGCGGGGCGCTTCTTCCTGTACGGCAGCCACGACTCCGACAAGCTACCGGCGGACGCGGTACCGTTGCTGGTGGATGCCGCGATGGCGTTCGGCACCGGCCACCACGGAACGACGAAAGGATGCCTGGTCGCATTTGACCGTCTGCTTGGGCAGGGCATGGATTTCGCGCGCGTCGCTGATATCGGTTGCGGCACCGCCGTTCTGGCCATGGCCGCCGCAAAAGAGACTGCCGCCACGCCCATCGCATCGGATATCGATTCGGTCGCGGTGGAAGTAGCGGAGGCGAATGTGGCGCTGAATGGGCTGGAGGGTCGGGTGGAGTGTCTGGAGGCCGTCGGCTTCGACCATCCGCGCATTGCAGCGGTTGGCCCCTACGATCTGATCTTCGCCAACATTCTGAAAGGCCCGCTTATCGCGCTTGCTCCTGATATGGCGGCGCATGCGGCCCCCGACTCAGTCGCCATTCTGTCCGGTCTTCTGAATCCGCAGGCAGACGAGGTCTCCGCAGTTTATGCCCGTAACGGCTACAATGAGATGGCGCGCGATGTGATTGGCGACTGGACCACGCTCACTTTACGCCGATAA
- a CDS encoding DUF1127 domain-containing protein: MALYDTHRSTATPTSTVLATRIADLILNVGDRLSAIRLPRRSALRLSDRELRDLGLERYQAEHL; encoded by the coding sequence GTGGCCCTTTATGACACCCACCGTTCGACCGCTACGCCGACAAGCACCGTTCTGGCGACGCGCATTGCCGACTTGATCCTGAATGTCGGCGACCGCCTGTCTGCCATTCGTCTGCCCCGCCGCAGCGCTCTGCGCCTGTCGGACCGCGAGTTGCGCGATCTGGGGCTGGAGCGGTATCAGGCAGAGCACCTCTGA
- the ruvC gene encoding crossover junction endodeoxyribonuclease RuvC — protein MRVIGIDPGLRCLGWGVIESEGSRLRHIANGTCKSGTGDLAVRLLSLHGQLTDVLQRYAPDAAAIEQTFVNPDGAGTLKLGQARGVALLTLAQAGLEIGEYYPNAVKKAVVGVGHAAKAQIDHMVRLQLPGAVPEGPDAADALAIALCHAAHLGTARSIARNLA, from the coding sequence ATGCGTGTTATCGGGATCGATCCGGGGCTTCGATGCCTTGGATGGGGTGTCATCGAATCGGAAGGCTCGCGTTTGCGCCACATCGCGAACGGCACGTGCAAAAGCGGCACCGGCGATCTGGCGGTGCGGTTGTTGTCCCTGCATGGGCAACTGACGGATGTCTTGCAGCGGTATGCACCTGACGCTGCGGCCATTGAGCAGACCTTCGTGAACCCCGACGGGGCCGGCACGCTCAAGCTGGGGCAGGCCAGAGGTGTCGCCTTGCTGACTTTGGCGCAGGCGGGGTTGGAGATCGGCGAGTATTACCCCAATGCGGTGAAGAAGGCGGTCGTCGGCGTGGGCCACGCTGCCAAGGCGCAGATCGACCACATGGTCCGGCTGCAATTGCCCGGAGCTGTGCCGGAAGGCCCCGACGCCGCCGATGCGCTGGCCATTGCCTTGTGCCATGCCGCGCATCTGGGCACGGCGCGCAGCATCGCGCGGAACCTCGCATGA
- the ruvA gene encoding Holliday junction branch migration protein RuvA, with the protein MIGRLSGRVGYLADDHVLIDVGGVGYVVHVSDRTRAAMPGPGEAVQLFTDLLVREDLMQLFGFQTLAEKEWHRLLMSVQGIGAKASMAILGALGPDGVGRAIALGDAAAVRQAPGVGPKIATRLVNELKDKAPTIMALGVQSAPMADPGPLATSDIAPASVAPASTAPVASAQSEAMSALSNLGYAPSEAARAVAEAAGQSEGADTATLIRAALKLLAPA; encoded by the coding sequence ATGATCGGGCGTCTGTCGGGCCGCGTCGGCTATCTGGCCGACGACCACGTTCTGATCGACGTTGGGGGTGTCGGTTACGTGGTGCATGTCTCTGACCGAACGCGCGCGGCGATGCCGGGGCCGGGCGAAGCAGTGCAGCTGTTCACCGACCTGCTGGTGCGCGAGGATCTGATGCAGCTGTTCGGCTTCCAGACGCTGGCCGAGAAGGAGTGGCACCGCCTGTTGATGAGCGTGCAGGGCATCGGAGCCAAAGCCTCTATGGCGATCCTTGGCGCACTGGGGCCGGACGGGGTGGGCCGCGCGATTGCCTTGGGCGACGCGGCGGCGGTGCGGCAGGCCCCCGGCGTCGGCCCCAAGATCGCGACACGGCTGGTGAACGAATTGAAGGACAAGGCCCCAACGATCATGGCGCTGGGCGTGCAAAGCGCGCCGATGGCTGATCCCGGCCCGTTGGCTACTTCGGACATCGCACCTGCGTCAGTCGCCCCCGCATCCACCGCGCCGGTGGCGTCCGCGCAGTCAGAGGCGATGTCGGCCCTGTCGAACCTGGGCTACGCGCCGTCCGAAGCCGCTCGCGCAGTGGCCGAAGCTGCGGGGCAATCCGAAGGAGCCGATACGGCTACCCTGATCCGTGCAGCACTGAAGCTGCTGGCCCCGGCGTGA
- the ruvB gene encoding Holliday junction branch migration DNA helicase RuvB, with the protein MTDPDPTLRAEPLPEDDGPALRPQTLDAFTGQAEARANLKVFIESAKLRGKAMDHALFHGPPGLGKTTLAQIMARELGVNFRMTSGPVLAKAGDLAAILTNLEARDVLFIDEIHRLNPVVEEVLYPALEDFELDLVIGEGPAARTVRIELQPFTLVGATTRLGLLTTPLRDRFGIPVRLQFYTVDELKQIVARGARLMGVDAEEGGTREIAARARGTPRIAGRLLRRVVDFALVEGDGRLTKEIADSALTRLGVDRLGLDGADRRYLSLIAEHYQGGPVGIETLCAALSESRDALEDVIEPYLLQKGLIQRTPRGRMLAQGAWTHLGMAAPKPDGGDLFGG; encoded by the coding sequence ATGACCGACCCTGATCCCACCCTACGGGCTGAACCGCTGCCCGAAGACGACGGCCCCGCCCTGCGCCCGCAGACGCTGGATGCGTTCACCGGCCAGGCTGAGGCGCGGGCGAACCTCAAGGTGTTCATCGAAAGTGCGAAGCTGCGCGGCAAGGCGATGGACCACGCGCTGTTCCACGGCCCGCCCGGCTTGGGAAAGACGACCCTTGCGCAGATCATGGCGCGGGAGTTGGGGGTGAACTTCCGCATGACCTCTGGCCCCGTCTTGGCCAAGGCGGGCGATCTGGCGGCGATCCTGACGAACCTGGAAGCCCGCGATGTGCTGTTCATCGACGAAATCCATCGCCTGAACCCAGTGGTCGAAGAAGTGCTGTATCCCGCGCTGGAGGATTTCGAGCTGGACCTCGTGATCGGCGAGGGGCCTGCCGCGCGCACCGTGCGGATCGAATTGCAGCCCTTCACGCTTGTGGGCGCGACGACGCGGCTGGGCCTTCTGACGACACCCCTGCGCGACCGCTTCGGCATCCCGGTGCGCCTACAGTTCTACACGGTGGATGAGCTGAAGCAGATCGTCGCGCGCGGGGCGCGGCTGATGGGCGTGGACGCGGAAGAGGGCGGCACACGCGAGATTGCGGCGCGGGCACGCGGTACGCCTCGGATAGCCGGGCGACTGTTGCGGCGCGTGGTGGATTTCGCGCTGGTCGAGGGCGACGGGCGTCTGACGAAGGAGATCGCCGATAGCGCTCTGACGCGTCTGGGCGTGGACCGGCTGGGATTGGATGGCGCGGACCGACGCTATCTATCGCTGATCGCCGAGCACTATCAGGGCGGTCCCGTGGGGATCGAAACGCTCTGTGCGGCGCTGTCTGAGTCGCGGGACGCGCTGGAAGACGTGATTGAGCCTTACCTTCTGCAAAAGGGCCTGATCCAGCGGACGCCGCGCGGGCGGATGCTTGCGCAAGGAGCCTGGACGCATCTTGGCATGGCCGCGCCGAAGCCTGACGGCGGGGATCTGTTCGGCGGTTGA
- the ybgC gene encoding tol-pal system-associated acyl-CoA thioesterase, with protein sequence MSHIFPVTVNYEDTDMGGIVYHANYLKFIERARSAWVRGLGVDQNALRDRGTVFAVRRIVADFIAPARLDDALEVTTEVQTCTGVRIVLDQTVRHGETVLFRAEVEMVAIDHTTGAVQRLPRALRAAI encoded by the coding sequence GTGAGCCACATCTTCCCCGTGACCGTCAATTACGAGGATACCGATATGGGCGGGATCGTCTATCACGCGAATTACCTGAAATTCATCGAACGGGCGCGGTCGGCCTGGGTGCGGGGGCTTGGTGTGGACCAGAACGCGCTACGCGACAGGGGGACGGTCTTTGCGGTCAGGCGCATCGTTGCCGACTTCATCGCGCCCGCTCGGCTGGATGATGCGCTGGAGGTGACGACCGAGGTGCAAACCTGCACCGGCGTCCGCATCGTTTTGGATCAGACCGTGCGGCACGGCGAAACGGTGCTCTTCCGGGCCGAGGTGGAGATGGTCGCCATCGACCACACTACCGGCGCGGTGCAGCGTTTGCCGAGGGCCTTGCGCGCCGCGATCTAG
- the tolQ gene encoding protein TolQ, protein METETLAAAAEMDFSMLALFARASLTVKLVMLILIAASVWSWAIIIRKHITFRNARSEAAQFDAAFWSGEPLDDLYRKMGPEPDGRAASVFAAGMTEWQRSHRDDGAMIPGAQSRIERSMDVAINREADDLEKGLPILATIGSTAPFIGLFGTVWGIMVAFIDIAESQSTNLAVVAPGIAEALLATGLGLLAAIPAVIFYNKLTADQGRIVGGYESFSDEFSTILSRQLDA, encoded by the coding sequence ATGGAAACTGAAACTCTCGCGGCAGCGGCTGAGATGGATTTCTCGATGCTGGCGCTGTTCGCGCGCGCCTCACTGACGGTCAAGCTGGTGATGCTGATCCTCATCGCGGCATCGGTCTGGTCTTGGGCCATCATCATTCGCAAGCACATCACCTTCCGTAACGCGCGGTCAGAGGCGGCGCAGTTCGATGCGGCCTTCTGGTCGGGCGAGCCGCTGGACGACCTGTATCGCAAGATGGGACCAGAGCCGGATGGCCGGGCCGCCAGCGTCTTCGCCGCCGGAATGACCGAATGGCAGCGCAGCCATCGTGACGATGGCGCGATGATTCCGGGCGCACAGTCCCGGATCGAGCGTAGCATGGACGTGGCGATCAATCGCGAGGCCGACGATCTGGAAAAAGGTCTGCCGATCCTGGCCACCATCGGGTCCACCGCGCCTTTCATCGGCCTGTTCGGCACGGTCTGGGGCATCATGGTCGCCTTCATCGACATTGCCGAAAGCCAATCCACGAACTTGGCCGTCGTGGCACCGGGCATTGCAGAGGCGCTGTTGGCCACCGGTCTGGGCCTGCTGGCCGCTATTCCCGCCGTCATCTTCTACAACAAGCTGACCGCCGATCAGGGACGGATCGTGGGCGGCTACGAGTCGTTCTCGGACGAGTTCTCGACCATCCTGTCGCGCCAGTTGGACGCTTAA
- the tolR gene encoding protein TolR, whose product MGAGVIGKQGGGRRRGRRGRVRPMSEINVTPFVDVMLVLLIIFMVSAPMLTVGVPIELPETSAEALPTEQEAPLSITLTADGQVLLMDNETESDDLIAQLRAIAAERESRKVFLRADGTIPYARVAEVMGALNSGGFNEIGLVTDAGGPRLDGTDR is encoded by the coding sequence ATGGGTGCGGGTGTCATCGGTAAGCAGGGCGGCGGACGCAGGCGTGGACGTCGCGGTCGCGTCCGGCCCATGTCGGAAATCAACGTCACGCCGTTCGTGGATGTGATGCTGGTGCTGCTCATCATCTTCATGGTCTCTGCGCCGATGCTGACGGTGGGCGTTCCGATCGAACTGCCCGAAACCTCGGCAGAGGCTCTGCCGACCGAGCAGGAAGCGCCCCTGTCGATCACGCTGACCGCCGATGGGCAGGTGTTGCTGATGGATAACGAGACCGAAAGCGACGATCTGATCGCGCAGCTGCGCGCCATCGCCGCCGAACGCGAAAGCCGCAAGGTCTTCCTGCGCGCGGACGGCACGATCCCCTATGCCCGCGTGGCAGAGGTGATGGGCGCGCTGAACTCGGGCGGCTTCAACGAGATCGGTCTTGTGACCGATGCGGGCGGTCCGCGTCTTGATGGAACCGACAGGTAG
- a CDS encoding cell envelope biogenesis protein TolA yields the protein MDTPLIISGIAHVALLLFLLFGGLFRTSEPPPVETTQVTVMSEEEFAALTRPETGEVTPPPMIESETPSAAVDPDAPEDMEPAEEPRVVEPEPVPEPTPAPEPEPVTEPTLEPEPAPLPEPQPEPEPEPEPTPTEELQPLPAPVPEPPSETPAPRPAPRVAPEATPEPPVEAEPAEAPEPAVEPEPLPEPEPEVVEDAPAAPEEATTEIVTEAETPASAPETSSRPRSRPERLAQAEPEPTPEPTPEPTPAPQTEGTTSAASSDNVQDAVNDTIAGLQELVEQGAIQGAPAGPPLTQGETEAFRLQVRRCWNVDVGSEAASVVVAIRFNMTPDNRVDAGSITQISAQGGSDAAQRAAFESGRRAILRCQDQDGGYQLPVEKYAQWQQVVVTFNPAEMRIR from the coding sequence ATGGATACGCCGCTCATCATATCCGGGATCGCGCATGTCGCGCTTCTTTTGTTCCTGCTGTTCGGCGGGTTGTTCCGCACGTCTGAACCCCCGCCCGTCGAGACCACGCAGGTCACGGTGATGAGCGAGGAAGAGTTCGCGGCGCTGACGCGACCCGAGACCGGAGAGGTCACGCCGCCGCCGATGATCGAAAGCGAGACGCCGTCCGCTGCCGTTGATCCGGATGCGCCGGAGGACATGGAGCCTGCCGAAGAGCCGCGCGTGGTGGAGCCAGAGCCCGTGCCGGAGCCTACCCCTGCGCCCGAACCTGAACCTGTGACTGAGCCGACCCTTGAACCGGAACCCGCCCCGTTGCCGGAACCGCAGCCTGAGCCGGAGCCCGAACCCGAGCCGACGCCGACCGAAGAGCTTCAACCCCTGCCAGCGCCCGTTCCGGAACCGCCAAGTGAAACGCCAGCGCCGCGGCCAGCGCCGCGCGTGGCACCCGAAGCGACACCGGAGCCGCCTGTAGAGGCAGAGCCTGCCGAGGCACCGGAACCCGCCGTCGAGCCAGAGCCTTTGCCCGAGCCGGAACCCGAGGTCGTGGAAGACGCGCCCGCCGCGCCGGAAGAGGCGACGACCGAGATCGTGACAGAGGCAGAGACGCCTGCGTCCGCGCCTGAAACGTCATCTCGTCCGCGCAGCCGTCCCGAACGGCTTGCGCAGGCGGAGCCAGAGCCAACGCCCGAGCCGACCCCAGAGCCAACGCCCGCGCCGCAAACCGAAGGCACCACCAGTGCTGCGTCGTCGGACAATGTGCAGGATGCGGTGAACGACACCATCGCCGGGTTGCAGGAGTTGGTCGAGCAGGGCGCCATTCAAGGTGCGCCCGCCGGACCGCCGCTGACGCAGGGCGAGACGGAAGCGTTTCGTCTGCAGGTGCGCCGGTGCTGGAACGTCGATGTCGGGTCGGAAGCGGCCAGTGTCGTCGTGGCGATCCGCTTCAACATGACGCCTGACAACCGGGTGGACGCGGGTTCGATCACGCAGATTTCGGCGCAGGGCGGATCGGATGCCGCGCAGCGTGCGGCGTTCGAATCGGGACGACGTGCCATCCTGCGTTGTCAGGATCAGGACGGCGGCTACCAGCTGCCGGTCGAGAAATACGCCCAGTGGCAGCAGGTTGTCGTCACGTTCAATCCCGCTGAGATGCGGATCAGGTAA
- the tolB gene encoding Tol-Pal system beta propeller repeat protein TolB yields the protein MRITQLLAAICLAAMPLSAAAQDGPLRIEITEGVIEPVPFALPTLIAESPAAQDWAGRITQVIADDLTGTGLFRRIGQEAFVAQVTEFTPSVNYANWKAINAQALITGAVSADGAGNLTVKFRLFDVFSDAPLGEGLQLQGTEQSWRRLAHKVADAVYSRVTGESGYFDSRVVFVSEQGPKNDRQKRLAVMDYDGANVQYLTDSSSLVLAPRFSPNGGRVLYTSYASGFPQIYQMDVSSVSQVPLQVPAESMTFAPRYAPDGNSVVFSAAINGNTDIYRVQPGGAPQQLTNAPSIETAPSYSPDGSQIVFESDRSGTPQLYVMPAGGGEPRRISFGAGRYGTPVWSPRGDLIAFTKQNAGRFHIGVMRTDGSEERLLTASFLDEGPTWAPNGRVIMFTRESAGASGEPALYSVDVSGRNLKRIPTPQAASDPAWSPLLP from the coding sequence ATGCGCATCACGCAACTTCTGGCAGCGATCTGTCTGGCGGCCATGCCGCTTTCGGCAGCGGCGCAAGACGGCCCCCTGCGGATCGAGATCACCGAGGGCGTGATCGAGCCGGTGCCCTTCGCGCTGCCGACGCTGATAGCCGAATCCCCTGCCGCGCAAGATTGGGCGGGCCGGATCACTCAGGTCATCGCAGACGATCTGACGGGTACGGGCCTTTTCCGCCGTATCGGACAAGAGGCGTTCGTGGCGCAGGTCACCGAGTTCACGCCCTCGGTCAACTACGCCAACTGGAAGGCGATCAATGCACAGGCGCTGATCACCGGAGCAGTCTCGGCGGATGGCGCGGGCAACCTGACCGTCAAGTTCCGCCTCTTCGACGTGTTCTCCGACGCGCCGCTGGGCGAGGGGCTGCAATTGCAAGGCACCGAACAAAGCTGGCGGCGGCTGGCGCACAAAGTTGCGGACGCCGTTTACTCCCGTGTCACGGGAGAGAGCGGCTATTTCGACAGTCGCGTCGTTTTCGTGTCCGAGCAGGGGCCGAAGAACGACCGGCAGAAGCGCTTGGCCGTCATGGATTACGACGGAGCGAACGTTCAGTACCTGACGGACTCGTCGTCACTGGTACTGGCGCCGCGCTTCTCGCCGAACGGTGGTCGGGTGCTGTACACCAGCTACGCCAGCGGCTTCCCGCAGATCTACCAGATGGATGTGTCGTCGGTCAGCCAGGTGCCGCTGCAGGTGCCAGCCGAGTCGATGACCTTCGCGCCGCGCTATGCGCCCGATGGCAACTCGGTGGTCTTTTCTGCCGCGATCAACGGCAACACCGACATCTACCGCGTCCAGCCGGGCGGTGCGCCGCAGCAGCTGACCAACGCGCCGTCGATCGAGACCGCGCCAAGCTACAGCCCCGACGGCAGCCAGATCGTATTTGAGAGTGACCGTTCCGGCACGCCGCAGCTATACGTGATGCCTGCCGGTGGCGGAGAGCCGCGCCGCATCAGTTTCGGCGCAGGCCGCTACGGCACGCCGGTCTGGTCCCCGCGCGGCGACTTGATCGCCTTCACCAAGCAGAACGCGGGCCGCTTCCACATCGGCGTGATGCGCACGGATGGCAGCGAAGAACGGCTGCTTACGGCATCCTTCCTGGACGAAGGCCCCACGTGGGCACCGAACGGGCGCGTCATCATGTTCACCCGCGAAAGCGCGGGGGCCAGTGGTGAGCCTGCGTTGTATTCGGTCGACGTATCGGGCCGGAACCTGAAGCGTATTCCAACACCGCAAGCGGCGTCCGACCCGGCGTGGTCGCCGCTCTTGCCATAG
- the pal gene encoding peptidoglycan-associated lipoprotein Pal, with the protein MRIATKTLMVLGVLALGACSNPDRFGAGGPMDAMGNGAGMNGGLGTTAGVTQGALDPSSPAYFSETVGDRVLFAVDQSTLNDAGRQALSAQAQWLNSNPSYTAIVEGHADEQGTREYNLALGARRAASARDFLVSQGVSAARLRTVTYGKERPIEVCSTEACYAQNRRAVTVIAAGAATS; encoded by the coding sequence ATGCGTATCGCAACGAAGACTTTGATGGTGCTGGGCGTGCTCGCTCTTGGTGCCTGTTCCAACCCCGACCGCTTCGGCGCGGGCGGGCCGATGGACGCCATGGGCAATGGCGCTGGCATGAATGGTGGTCTGGGCACGACCGCAGGCGTCACGCAAGGCGCGCTCGATCCATCCTCTCCGGCGTATTTCAGCGAAACGGTCGGTGACCGCGTGCTGTTCGCGGTGGATCAGTCCACGCTGAACGATGCCGGGCGTCAGGCGCTGTCGGCGCAAGCGCAGTGGCTGAATTCCAACCCCAGCTATACCGCCATCGTCGAGGGTCACGCCGATGAGCAGGGCACGCGGGAATATAACCTGGCGCTCGGCGCGCGTCGTGCGGCATCGGCCCGTGACTTCCTTGTCAGCCAAGGCGTGTCCGCTGCGCGTCTGCGCACCGTCACCTACGGCAAGGAGCGCCCGATCGAGGTGTGCTCGACCGAGGCCTGCTATGCCCAGAACCGCCGGGCCGTGACCGTGATCGCCGCCGGCGCGGCGACGAGCTGA